DNA sequence from the Halorubrum aethiopicum genome:
GGTCACGCTTGACGTGAGTCCGCTGGACCTCGCGGGCGAGTTCCCGGACCTCGCCAGCACGTGCGAGGAGCGCGGCGTCGACTGGGAGACGGGGATTCCGGTCGCGCCCTGCGAGCACTTCCTCTGCGGGGGCGTCACAGTCGACACCGAGGGCCGGGCGAGCCTCGATCGGCTGTTCGCGGTCGGCGAGTGCGCCCGTACCGGCGTCCACGGCGCCAACCGGCTCGCGTCCACGAGCCTCCTCGAAGGCCTCGTCTGGGGGCTGCGTGCGGGCGAAGCTGCAGTCGGCATGGATCCGGTGGAAATCGAGCCGCCGGAACTGCTGGCTCGTGACCCGGATCTGCCCGTCGGGTTCGCAGACGACAAGTTCCGGCGGCTGCGCCGCGTGATGGACGAGTGCGTTGGCCTGCGCCGCACCCCAAACGACTTGCAACGCGCGCAGGGCGTGCTCCGCCGGCTGAAGGGAGAGGTCGATGCGTACGTCCGCACGCGCACCGTCCGCGACCTCTACGAACTGCGGAACGCCGCCGTTGTCGGACTACTGATTGTGCGGCAGGCCCGCGAGCACACCGAGAGCGTCGGCTGCCACCACCTCATGGAGGCCCCGGATGCCGGTCATTGACGCCGACGTGGAGCGCTGGCTCCGTGAGGACCTCGGGCACCACGACGTGACCAACGACGTGCCCGGCAACACCGAGGGCCGGCTCGTCGCGAAGGAGGCAGGCGTCGCGGCCGGCCTCGACGCCGCAGTCGCAGTGTTCGATTACCTCGGCTGCGACGCGGAGGCGGTGGTGAGCTCCGGCGATCGCGTCGAACCCGGGAACACAGCCCTCCGAGCCACAGGCGACGCACAGAGCGTCCTGCGCGCGGAGCGCGTCGCGGTCAACGTCGCGGGGCACGCGTCCGGCGTAGCGACGAAGACGCGGCGCGCTGTGGACGCCGCCTGCGAAGTCTGCGCCGCGGTCGAAATCGCGGCCACCCGGAAGACGACACCCGGCCTGCGCGGCGTCGAGAAGCGTGCGGTGGTTGCGGGCGGCGGCGACACCCACCGCCTTGACCTCTCGCACATGGTCATGGTGAAGGACAACCACATTGCCGAGATGGGACTCGAATCGGCGATTCGGCATTTCCGAGAGCGAAAATCGTTCGCCACGAAACTCGAAGTCGAAGTCGAATCGCCCGCGGATGCCCCCCAGACTGCCGACGCCGGCGCAGACATCGTCCTACTGGACAACATGACCCCCGCCGAGACCAAGCGCGCGGTCGACCTGCTAGACGGAGCCGCGCTCGCGGAAGCCAGTGGCAGCATCACCGTCGAGGACGTCCCCGCGTATGCCGCGACGGGCGTGGACGTCATCTCGATGGGATCGCTGACGCACTCCGCGCCCAGTCTCGACTACTCGTTCTCCACGTCGGTCGCGTGACTGTCCAGCGGGTCGGCCTGCTCCCACTCGCGTTCGAACCGTCTGCGGGGCCGGTCGAGTGGCGCGTCCTTACGGAGTTCGACCGCGCCGAGGCGCTCGCCGTCCACCGCGTCGAGCGGGATCGCGAGGCCAGCCGTCACCCGGACGGCGATGACCTCGCGGCCCGCGTACGCTTCGCGGGCCGGTTCCGGCACCGATTCGAGGCCGCCGGCGGCGACGAGCATCCGTACGTGGGTGTTGCTCGGCAGCGTTTCCCTGAACGCCGCTAGTTCCGGTTCGTACTGTTCCCACGGCGCTTGTCGGCGCCGTCGCCGTCGATGAATCGCTGGATCCCACAGGCGTCCTCGGAATGGCGCTCGTCGTCGCTGGCATCGTCGTCCTGAACGCCGTCTCCGACGCATCGGCGCACTAGCCGTCGAGCAGGGACTTCCCCGTCATCACCGCGGGTTTCTCCATGCCGATGAGCGACAGTAGCGTCGGGGAGATGTCCCGGAGAGCGCAGCCTCCCGGGACCGGTAGCCGCCCGAGAATTTGACCAATATGATTTCAGTTGCGTTGTAAAAGATCAATCATCGGCGTGTGATTCTTCAGGTGTGAATGTGACACCATTGATCTCGATCTCATCGGGGACGCCACTCGTATCATGCGTACCAACGGGCGGTAAATTGACTCCTGCAGCGGACGACGTATCGAGGTCTGTCTCGTCGTCAATCGACGACATCTCACCGTCCGCCGCTCGTGTATCTTGATCAATCCGCATCGAGCAGAACTCGACACCGCACATCGAGCAGAAGCGGGCTTCCTTGTAATTATCTCCAGGTAATGTTTGGTCGTGGTAGACCTGGGCACGTTCAGGATCCAGTGCGAGCTGGAACTGCTTGTGCCAGTCGAACTCATAGCGAGCTTCAGAGAGCGCATCATCCCAATCACGTGCACCCGGTAGATCGTTTGCGACGTCTGCTGCGTGGGCCGCAATTCGGTAGGCGGCAAGCCCATCTCTTACGTCTTCTTCCGCAGGGAGACCGAGGTGCTCTTTGGGGGTCACATAGCACAACATCGAAGCCCCGGCACGAGCTGCTTCAGCTGCACCGATCGCGCTCGTGATGTGATCGTAGCCTGGTGCGACATCGGTGACCAGCGGGCCGAGGACGTAGAAGGGTGCACCGTCACAGACGTCCTGTTGGCGTTCGACGTTATCGGCAATCTCGTTCATCGGGACGTGTCCGGGGCCTTCAACCATGACTTGGACACCATGGTCCCATGCGGTCCGCGTCAGTTCACCGAGTGTGTCGAGTTCGGCGAACTGGGCTTCGTCGCTCGCATCTGCAAGACAACCGGGGCGGAGGCCATCGCCCAATGAGAACGTCACGTCGTGTTCCGCGAAGATCTCGCAGATATCCTCGAATTTTGTGTATACGGGTTCTGCATACCGTTCTCTTCGATCCACTGGGCGAGAATCGACCCGCCCCGAGACACGATACCGGTCTTTCGACCGTCTGTTAGCGGGAGATGTTCCATCAGAACGCCAGCGTGGATCGTCATATAATCGACGCCCTGCTCGGCCTGTTTCTCGATGATATCAAGCAACAGCTCATGAGTGATGTCGGCAGGATTGTCGACATGTTTAATCGCCTCGTAGATCGGAACCGTTCCGATGGGGACGGGAGAATACTCAATGTTGGCCGCGCGAATCGCATCAAGATTGTCACCGGTCGAGAGGTCCATGACCGTATCCGCACCGTAATGGACTGCCGTGTGGAGTTTCTGAAGCTCGCCGTCGATGTCGCTCGTTGTATCGCTATTACCGATGTTCGCGTTGACCTTCGTGGAAAACTCACGTCCAATGATCATCGGATCCAGCGAATCGTGAGCATGATTACTTGGAATGACTGCGTGCCCGTCAGCAACCTGCTGTCGAACAAATTCTGGCTTACAGTTTTCACGCTCGCCAACTCGTTCCATCGCAGAAGTGATTTCGCCTGCTTTGGCCCGCTGAAGCTGTGTCCTCGACATTAATTCTTGGGTGGTACCACTGACTGATATATTTTGGGTGAAGTCTCCCCCGAGAGACCAGTTAGTCAGGATTTGATAGGAGCCAGTTTCATCAATACAAGGGTTGTGGTTAGTTGAGATAAGTGGCAATTTCGGACTTTGTTTCTCTCCAATAAATCCAGAGTGCTCTGTTGAATCCGATGACGGCACGGGGATCACGATCTCTGAAGAGGTGATCATCTCACTCTTCGTGGTCAAGGAGTTGGGTCGATCCGTCCCGTGACCTTGCTCCTCACTCTCTCTGCCAAGATTCCATCTCCAAATTCTCTCGACAGCCCTCTTCAACCGAGTATAGAGTGACCCGATCCCGACGCCTTCTGCGGATTCAACAGAGTAGTCTCATTTGTTAATTAAACGCGACCACTACGGATCTGTGAATATTTTTCCAGGATTGAGGATTCCGTTTGGATCGAAGTCATCCTTCACTCGTCGCATCAGATCGATCGTCTCGGAGTTGTACTCACTCGTTAAGTGCTGTTTCTTGCCCATTCCGATACCGTGTTCCCCGGTACAAGTTCCTCCGAGATCTATCGCACGCTCTACAATATCGCGATCGGCACGT
Encoded proteins:
- the nadC gene encoding carboxylating nicotinate-nucleotide diphosphorylase is translated as MPVIDADVERWLREDLGHHDVTNDVPGNTEGRLVAKEAGVAAGLDAAVAVFDYLGCDAEAVVSSGDRVEPGNTALRATGDAQSVLRAERVAVNVAGHASGVATKTRRAVDAACEVCAAVEIAATRKTTPGLRGVEKRAVVAGGGDTHRLDLSHMVMVKDNHIAEMGLESAIRHFRERKSFATKLEVEVESPADAPQTADAGADIVLLDNMTPAETKRAVDLLDGAALAEASGSITVEDVPAYAATGVDVISMGSLTHSAPSLDYSFSTSVA
- a CDS encoding DUF7436 family protein; amino-acid sequence: MRRRRRSGRRCQRRRAPFRGRLWDPAIHRRRRRRQAPWEQYEPELAAFRETLPSNTHVRMLVAAGGLESVPEPAREAYAGREVIAVRVTAGLAIPLDAVDGERLGAVELRKDAPLDRPRRRFEREWEQADPLDSHATDVENE